A window from Mesorhizobium sp. WSM2240 encodes these proteins:
- the leuD gene encoding 3-isopropylmalate dehydratase small subunit, which yields MEKFTKLTGVAAPLPIVNVDTDMIIPKDYLKTIKRTGLGTGLFAEMRYNDDGSENPDFVLNKPAYRKAQILVAGDNFGCGSSREHAPWALLDFGIRCVISTSFADIFYNNCFKNGILPITVSPEDLEKLMDDASRGSNATLSIDLEAKEIRGPDGGVVKFDLDEFKRHCLLNGLDDIGLTLEKASSIDSFEKRNAESRPWA from the coding sequence ATGGAAAAATTCACCAAACTCACCGGCGTCGCCGCGCCCCTGCCGATCGTCAATGTCGACACCGACATGATCATCCCCAAGGACTATCTGAAGACGATCAAGCGGACCGGGCTTGGAACCGGCCTGTTCGCCGAGATGCGCTACAATGACGACGGTTCGGAAAATCCCGATTTCGTGCTCAACAAGCCGGCCTACCGCAAGGCGCAGATCCTGGTCGCCGGCGACAATTTCGGCTGCGGCTCCAGCCGCGAGCACGCACCCTGGGCGCTGCTCGACTTCGGCATTCGCTGCGTCATCTCGACCAGCTTCGCCGACATTTTCTATAACAACTGCTTCAAGAACGGCATTTTGCCGATCACCGTCAGCCCGGAAGACCTCGAAAAGCTGATGGACGACGCCTCGCGCGGCTCCAACGCCACGCTCTCCATTGATCTCGAGGCCAAGGAAATCCGGGGGCCGGACGGCGGCGTGGTGAAGTTCGATCTCGACGAGTTCAAGCGGCACTGCCTGTTGAACGGCCTCGACGATATCGGGCTTACGCTGGAAAAGGCCTCGTCGATCGACAGCTTTGAGAAAAGGAACGCCGAGAGCCGTCCCTGGGCATGA
- a CDS encoding zf-TFIIB domain-containing protein: MQCPLDNAELVMAERQGIEIDYCPKCRGVWLDRGELDKIIERSAPEESYQKPRDDARYGRENRSYGHQEHRPYKKKKSLLGEIFDF; this comes from the coding sequence ATGCAGTGTCCTCTGGATAATGCCGAACTGGTGATGGCCGAGCGTCAGGGCATCGAGATCGACTACTGCCCGAAATGCCGCGGTGTATGGCTCGACCGCGGCGAGCTCGACAAGATCATCGAGCGATCCGCCCCCGAGGAGAGCTACCAAAAACCCCGCGATGACGCCCGCTATGGCCGGGAGAATCGCTCCTACGGGCATCAGGAGCACCGGCCTTACAAGAAGAAAAAATCGCTGCTCGGCGAGATCTTCGACTTCTAA
- a CDS encoding FAD-binding oxidoreductase, with product MARYDVVIIGGAIVGSSIAYYLREEGFSGSIALVERDPQFTHSATTLSCASIRQQFSIPENIRLSQFTLALFRRLEQEFGEGADIGFREGGYLILAGENGLPILEQNHRVQMAEGADIVLEEASALERRFSWLSTEGIAAGAFGRTGEGWFDAHAMLMLFRKALRPKNIDFIAQAVTGIERDGGRVTSVMLDNGDRLEAGTVINAAGPSAGTVAAMAGLALPVEPRKRSVFVFEAMEKFADMPLLVDPSGIYVRPEGSVYITGGAEPEETDGPADPADFDPDWPLFEEVIWPVLATRIPAFEAIKPTRAWAGHYDYNTLDQNAVVGPHPEVGNFIFANGFSGHGLQQAPAVGKAIAELLVHGGYRTVDCSAFSYRRIAENRPFREFNVI from the coding sequence ATGGCGCGATATGACGTGGTGATCATCGGCGGGGCGATCGTCGGAAGCTCGATCGCCTACTATCTGCGCGAGGAGGGATTTTCCGGCTCGATTGCGCTGGTGGAGCGCGACCCGCAATTCACCCATTCGGCGACGACCCTGTCCTGCGCCTCGATAAGGCAGCAGTTTTCGATCCCCGAGAACATAAGGCTATCGCAGTTTACGCTGGCGCTGTTCCGGCGGCTGGAACAGGAATTCGGCGAGGGCGCCGATATCGGCTTTCGCGAAGGCGGTTACCTGATCCTGGCGGGCGAGAACGGACTGCCGATCCTCGAGCAGAACCACAGGGTGCAGATGGCCGAAGGGGCCGACATCGTGCTGGAGGAAGCATCGGCGCTGGAGCGGCGGTTCTCATGGCTTTCGACGGAGGGCATAGCGGCCGGTGCCTTCGGGCGCACGGGCGAGGGCTGGTTCGACGCCCATGCCATGCTGATGCTGTTTCGCAAGGCGCTGCGCCCGAAAAACATCGATTTCATCGCCCAGGCAGTCACCGGCATCGAGCGCGATGGCGGGCGGGTGACGTCAGTCATGCTCGACAATGGCGACAGGCTGGAGGCTGGCACGGTCATCAATGCGGCGGGGCCGTCGGCCGGCACGGTTGCCGCCATGGCCGGGCTGGCGCTGCCGGTCGAGCCGCGCAAGCGCAGCGTCTTCGTCTTCGAGGCGATGGAGAAATTCGCCGACATGCCGCTGCTGGTCGATCCGAGCGGCATCTATGTCAGGCCGGAAGGCTCGGTCTATATCACCGGCGGCGCCGAGCCGGAAGAAACGGATGGCCCCGCCGATCCGGCCGATTTCGATCCCGACTGGCCGCTTTTCGAGGAAGTGATCTGGCCGGTGCTGGCGACGCGCATCCCAGCCTTCGAGGCGATCAAGCCGACCCGCGCCTGGGCCGGTCATTACGACTACAACACGCTCGACCAGAACGCCGTCGTCGGGCCGCACCCGGAGGTCGGGAATTTCATCTTTGCCAACGGCTTCTCCGGCCATGGTCTGCAGCAGGCGCCGGCGGTCGGCAAGGCAATCGCCGAACTGCTGGTCCATGGCGGATATCGGACGGTCGACTGCTCGGCCTTCAGCTATCGCCGCATTGCCGAAAACCGGCCTTTCCGCGAGTTCAACGTTATTTGA